A genomic region of Caldicellulosiruptor acetigenus contains the following coding sequences:
- the dnaA gene encoding chromosomal replication initiator protein DnaA, which yields MVDYDVNEVWEKIKEVIKKELNPSPTDISYNTWFESLVPVCFDDNDTLILRAFADFHRDIVINRYSILILNALRDLFSPHLSLKVILPNEVEKYKKFLKQKQDEKPEITTSLNPKYTFETFVVGNNNRLAHAAALAVAETPPGERTYNPLFIYGGVGLGKTHLMHAIGHHVLKLYPGTKVMYVTSEIFTNELIAAIRDEKTDEFRLKYRNVDVLLIDDIQFLGGKERTQEEFFHTFNTLYEANKKIILSSDRPPKEINTLEDRLRSRFEWGLITDIQPPDFETRIAILSKKCQLEGTPVPQHILEFIASKIETNIRELEGALNKILAYSKLMAPDKEITLELAEKALKEFIDTNTKKELTIEDIQAEVASYFGIKLEDFKSSRRSRNVAFPRQIAMYLARELTNVSLPKIGEAFGGKDHTTVLHACEKIKELINTDSNTRNAVETIKKRLINRE from the coding sequence ATGGTTGACTATGATGTGAACGAAGTGTGGGAAAAGATAAAGGAGGTCATTAAAAAAGAGTTAAATCCAAGCCCGACTGATATATCGTACAATACCTGGTTTGAGTCACTCGTGCCAGTGTGTTTTGACGATAACGACACTCTAATCCTGCGGGCGTTTGCAGATTTCCACAGGGATATTGTTATCAACAGGTATTCTATTTTAATTCTAAACGCTTTAAGAGATCTTTTCTCACCTCACTTAAGCTTGAAAGTAATCCTTCCCAACGAGGTGGAAAAGTACAAAAAGTTCTTAAAGCAAAAACAAGATGAAAAGCCAGAGATAACAACATCGCTCAATCCAAAGTACACATTCGAAACATTTGTTGTGGGGAACAACAACAGGCTTGCACATGCCGCAGCTTTGGCTGTTGCAGAAACACCACCGGGCGAGAGGACTTACAACCCACTTTTTATCTACGGCGGTGTTGGGCTTGGAAAGACGCATCTTATGCATGCAATCGGCCATCATGTGCTAAAGCTTTATCCCGGCACAAAGGTGATGTATGTTACGTCAGAGATATTCACAAACGAGCTGATTGCCGCAATAAGAGATGAAAAGACAGACGAGTTTAGGCTCAAGTACAGAAACGTCGACGTGCTTTTAATTGATGACATTCAGTTTTTAGGCGGAAAGGAAAGAACCCAAGAAGAGTTTTTCCACACATTCAATACGCTGTATGAGGCAAACAAGAAGATAATACTTTCATCAGACAGGCCACCAAAAGAGATAAACACATTAGAAGACAGGCTCCGCTCTCGCTTTGAATGGGGGCTTATAACAGACATCCAACCGCCAGACTTTGAGACGCGAATAGCAATTTTGAGCAAAAAATGCCAGCTTGAAGGAACACCGGTACCACAGCACATTTTGGAGTTTATTGCATCAAAGATTGAAACAAACATAAGAGAGCTTGAAGGTGCTCTCAACAAAATCCTTGCATACTCAAAGCTCATGGCACCTGACAAGGAGATAACATTAGAGCTTGCTGAAAAGGCTTTGAAAGAGTTTATCGACACAAACACAAAAAAAGAGCTCACAATAGAGGACATCCAGGCAGAGGTTGCAAGCTATTTTGGAATAAAGCTTGAAGATTTTAAATCGTCAAGAAGGTCAAGAAATGTCGCCTTTCCGCGCCAGATAGCTATGTATTTAGCAAGGGAACTTACAAACGTGTCGCTTCCTAAAATAGGCGAGGCGTTTGGCGGAAAAGACCACACAACAGTACTTCACGCCTGTGAAAAAATTAAGGAACTTATCAACACAGATTCAAACACAAGAAACGCTGTGGAAACCATCAAAAAAAGACTTATCAACAGAGAATAA